One Candidatus Roseilinea sp. genomic region harbors:
- a CDS encoding hypothetical protein (possible pseudo, frameshifted), translating to MLFVLIAVIVGMAVSGTLAVTIERIAYRPLRNAPRLVPLISAIGVSLLLQDGMRLIANVTGLGFNARFPTPNFGPPLQLAQIPAADGRTIPLILDVRALIFIVAATLMLIGLNYLVNATKLGTAIRAVAQDRPTASLMGINVNQIIALTFLIGGALGGAAGVLFGIRVGTVNPYIGFLPGLKAFTAAVLGGIGNIPGAMVGGIVLGFLEAFVASYLSLLTGGAFSGASYADIVAFAILILILIFRPSGLLGEAVAQKV from the coding sequence TTGTTGTTCGTCCTGATCGCGGTGATCGTGGGCATGGCGGTCAGCGGCACGCTGGCCGTCACGATCGAACGCATCGCCTATCGTCCACTGCGCAACGCACCTCGCCTGGTGCCGCTGATCTCAGCCATCGGCGTTTCGTTGTTGCTGCAAGACGGCATGCGCCTGATCGCTAACGTGACCGGCCTGGGCTTCAACGCACGCTTCCCGACGCCAAACTTCGGCCCGCCGTTGCAACTGGCGCAGATCCCCGCGGCCGATGGGCGCACCATCCCGCTCATCCTCGACGTGCGCGCGCTGATCTTCATCGTTGCCGCCACGCTGATGTTGATCGGGCTGAACTACCTGGTCAACGCCACCAAGCTGGGCACGGCCATCCGCGCCGTGGCGCAAGACCGCCCGACGGCTAGCCTGATGGGGATCAACGTCAATCAGATCATCGCGCTCACCTTCCTGATCGGCGGCGCGCTGGGCGGCGCGGCCGGCGTGCTCTTCGGCATCCGCGTGGGCACGGTCAACCCCTACATCGGTTTTCTCCCCGGCTTGAAGGCGTTTACCGCGGCGGTGCTGGGCGGCATCGGCAACATTCCGGGCGCGATGGTCGGCGGGATCGTCCTAGGCTTCTTGGAGGCGTTCGTGGCCTCTTATCTGTCGCTGCTCACCGGCGGCGCATTCTCCGGCGCCAGTTACGCCGACATCGTGGCGTTCGCCATCTTGATCCTGATTTTGATCTTCCGCCCATCCGGCCTGCTGGGCGAAGCCGTCGCGCAAAAGGTGTAA
- a CDS encoding branched-chain amino acid ABC transporter permease, producing MSTTSLPNSPFAALNRGPLAYVALTAYIVVTSALMLMNTRTSLGADVLFILFLLSFLWLYRAKVSNGYKLALGAIMLIGVVPYFGTMNAYYIELAIQAGIFVALALGLNVVVGFAGLLDLGYVAFFAVGAYLWGIFSTDQIGQISPGASPVASQLFYLFMALGLFVGAFFGVLLGLPVLRLRGDYLAIVTLGLGEVIRVLAVNLDRPINITNGSQGIKSIARPPLPDFLRALFPGLNDPQLYQLFIYALALLVVGLTVLTVFRLKHSRIGRAWEAIREDETAAIAMGVPLVRMKLMAFAVGASFAGVMGVLFAAKQQFINPPTFDLIRSIGILAMVILGGMGSIPGVILGGVLVTLLDLQILPRIATELSALKRQGVVIPDWFDPAQYQRALFGLLLIIMMIFRPEGILPDQRRREEAHATEDQEALAEAETGEATPA from the coding sequence ATGAGCACGACTTCTCTGCCGAACTCTCCGTTCGCCGCGCTGAATCGCGGGCCGCTGGCTTACGTCGCACTCACGGCCTACATCGTCGTGACCAGCGCCCTGATGCTGATGAACACGCGCACCAGCCTCGGCGCAGATGTGTTGTTCATCTTGTTCCTGTTGAGCTTCTTGTGGCTCTACCGCGCCAAGGTATCGAACGGCTATAAGCTGGCGCTCGGCGCGATCATGCTGATCGGCGTCGTGCCCTACTTCGGCACGATGAACGCCTACTACATCGAGTTGGCCATCCAGGCCGGCATCTTCGTCGCGTTGGCGCTCGGGCTGAACGTGGTGGTGGGCTTCGCCGGCTTGCTCGACCTCGGCTATGTGGCCTTCTTCGCCGTCGGCGCGTATCTCTGGGGCATCTTCAGCACGGATCAGATCGGACAGATCTCGCCGGGCGCCTCCCCGGTCGCGTCACAGTTGTTCTATCTGTTCATGGCGCTGGGGCTATTCGTGGGCGCGTTCTTCGGCGTCTTGCTTGGCTTGCCGGTGCTGCGGTTGCGCGGCGACTATCTGGCCATCGTCACGCTCGGCCTGGGCGAGGTCATTCGTGTGCTGGCAGTGAACCTAGATCGGCCGATCAACATCACCAACGGCTCGCAGGGCATCAAGTCGATCGCCCGGCCTCCGTTGCCCGACTTCTTGCGCGCGCTCTTCCCGGGGCTAAACGATCCACAACTCTACCAACTCTTCATCTATGCGCTGGCGCTGCTGGTGGTGGGCCTGACCGTGCTAACCGTCTTCCGACTGAAGCACTCGCGCATCGGCCGCGCCTGGGAGGCGATCCGCGAGGATGAGACGGCGGCCATCGCCATGGGCGTCCCGCTGGTGCGGATGAAGCTGATGGCTTTCGCTGTGGGCGCGTCGTTCGCCGGCGTGATGGGCGTGTTGTTCGCAGCCAAACAGCAGTTCATCAATCCGCCGACCTTCGACCTGATCCGCTCCATCGGTATCCTGGCCATGGTGATCCTCGGCGGCATGGGCAGCATTCCCGGCGTGATCCTCGGCGGCGTGCTCGTCACGCTGCTCGACTTGCAGATCCTGCCACGCATCGCCACCGAGCTGAGCGCTCTCAAGCGGCAGGGGGTCGTCATTCCAGACTGGTTCGACCCGGCACAATACCAGCGCGCGTTGTTCGGGTTACTGCTGATCATCATGATGATCTTCCGGCCGGAGGGCATCTTGCCCGACCAGCGTCGGCGTGAAGAAGCACACGCGACTGAGGATCAGGAGGCATTGGCCGAAGCCGAAACCGGCGAAGCAACGCCGGCGTAG
- a CDS encoding ABC transporter ATP-binding protein, translating to MALLEAQNVTKSFGGLTAVNNVSLTVERGSIVSVIGPNGAGKTTFFNVLTGIYKPDHGSVIFDGASIAGQRPDQITRQGIARTFQNIRLFNNMTAIENVLVGMHARLSAKMWQIIFQSPSVRAEELRARARARELLKFVGLEGRYDALAKNLPYGDQRRLEIARALATEPKLILLDEPTAGMNPQETLEATRLIQRLRDELGLTVILIEHDMRVVMTISERISVLDYGEKIAEGKPEEIRANARVVEAYLGRGAAAGH from the coding sequence ATGGCGCTACTCGAAGCACAAAACGTCACCAAGTCCTTTGGCGGTCTGACCGCAGTGAACAACGTCTCGCTCACCGTCGAACGCGGCAGCATCGTCAGCGTGATCGGCCCCAACGGGGCCGGCAAGACCACGTTCTTCAACGTGCTGACGGGCATCTACAAGCCCGATCACGGCAGCGTCATCTTCGACGGCGCATCCATCGCCGGTCAGCGTCCCGACCAAATCACCCGGCAGGGCATCGCCCGCACCTTTCAGAACATCCGGCTGTTCAACAACATGACCGCGATCGAAAATGTGCTGGTGGGGATGCACGCGCGCTTAAGCGCCAAGATGTGGCAGATTATCTTCCAAAGCCCAAGCGTGCGCGCCGAGGAGCTGCGCGCACGCGCCCGCGCTCGCGAGCTGCTGAAGTTCGTCGGCCTGGAAGGCCGGTATGACGCGCTGGCCAAGAATCTGCCCTACGGCGACCAGCGCCGCTTGGAGATCGCCCGCGCGTTGGCTACTGAGCCAAAGCTGATCTTGTTGGACGAGCCGACCGCCGGCATGAATCCCCAAGAGACGCTCGAAGCGACGCGGCTGATCCAACGCCTGCGCGACGAGTTGGGGCTGACGGTGATCCTGATCGAGCACGATATGCGCGTGGTCATGACCATCTCCGAGCGCATCTCGGTGCTGGACTACGGCGAGAAGATCGCCGAGGGCAAGCCGGAGGAGATTCGCGCCAACGCACGCGTCGTGGAGGCTTATCTGGGACGCGGCGCGGCGGCCGGCCATTGA
- a CDS encoding ABC transporter ATP-binding protein, translated as MTLLELKDVHTYYGNIHALKGISLSVEKGEIVTLIGSNGAGKSTTLRTISGLLTPRHGEILLEGQRIDHLPAHEIVARGVLQSPEGRRIFPRLTVRENLEMGAYQRRDADGVRQDMERVFTLFPRLRERINQRGGTLSGGEQQMLAIGRALMGRPRVLLLDEPSMGLAPVLVEQIFNIIQEINQQGTTILLVEQNARLALGIAHRGYVLETGRITLSGEGKRLLDDPRVRAAYLGESEH; from the coding sequence ATGACACTACTCGAGCTGAAAGACGTCCACACCTACTACGGCAACATCCACGCCCTCAAAGGCATCTCGCTATCGGTCGAGAAAGGCGAGATCGTCACGTTGATCGGGTCGAACGGCGCCGGAAAGAGCACCACGCTGCGGACAATCTCCGGACTGCTGACGCCGCGCCACGGCGAAATCTTGCTGGAGGGGCAGCGGATTGACCACCTGCCGGCGCACGAGATCGTCGCCCGCGGCGTGTTGCAATCCCCCGAAGGGCGGCGCATCTTTCCCCGGCTGACGGTGCGCGAAAACCTGGAGATGGGCGCCTATCAGCGTCGCGACGCCGACGGCGTCCGACAGGATATGGAGCGCGTGTTCACGCTCTTCCCGCGCTTGCGCGAACGCATCAATCAGCGCGGCGGCACGCTCTCCGGCGGCGAGCAACAGATGCTCGCCATCGGCCGAGCGCTGATGGGCCGGCCGCGCGTGTTGTTGCTCGATGAGCCTTCCATGGGGCTGGCGCCGGTGCTCGTCGAGCAAATCTTCAACATCATCCAGGAGATCAACCAGCAGGGTACGACTATCCTGCTGGTGGAGCAGAACGCGCGCCTGGCGCTGGGCATCGCCCACCGCGGCTACGTGTTGGAAACCGGCCGGATCACGCTCTCCGGCGAGGGTAAGCGCCTGCTCGACGATCCGCGGGTGAGAGCTGCCTACCTGGGTGAATCGGAACACTGA
- a CDS encoding DNA-binding response regulator, whose product MTPEHGPSERCTQPRSPLLQIIEDDPTIAEPLVFGLAKEGFQVMHASTGAEGLEQIGQQRPDLVLLDIMLPDMDGYEICRRLRARDPALPIIMLTARGQEMERVMGLEIGADDYIVKPFSFRELVARIQVQLRHVGRQPAETSSALSIGDITLDIQARQASLRGQPVKLSQREFDLLLALMQHAGQALSRQELLDRVWGETWVGNPRVLDVYIRWLREKFEADPANPCYLETVYGYGYRFKCPSDR is encoded by the coding sequence ATGACACCCGAACATGGCCCATCCGAAAGATGCACGCAACCGCGCTCGCCGCTGTTGCAGATCATTGAGGACGACCCCACGATTGCCGAGCCGCTCGTCTTCGGCCTGGCGAAAGAAGGCTTTCAAGTCATGCACGCCAGTACTGGCGCAGAAGGGTTGGAGCAAATCGGCCAACAGCGCCCCGACCTGGTGTTGCTGGACATCATGCTGCCCGACATGGACGGCTATGAAATCTGCCGCAGGCTGCGCGCGCGCGACCCCGCCCTGCCCATCATCATGTTGACGGCGCGCGGGCAAGAGATGGAACGCGTGATGGGCCTGGAGATCGGCGCCGACGATTACATCGTTAAGCCGTTCAGCTTCCGCGAGCTGGTGGCGCGCATCCAGGTACAGCTTCGGCACGTCGGCAGGCAACCGGCCGAGACATCGTCGGCGCTCTCCATCGGCGACATCACCCTCGACATCCAGGCCCGCCAAGCATCACTGCGCGGACAACCGGTCAAACTCAGCCAGCGCGAATTCGACCTGTTGTTGGCGCTCATGCAACATGCCGGCCAGGCGCTCTCGCGCCAAGAACTACTGGACCGGGTGTGGGGTGAGACGTGGGTGGGCAATCCGCGCGTGCTTGATGTCTATATCCGCTGGTTGCGCGAAAAGTTCGAGGCTGATCCGGCCAACCCGTGCTATCTGGAGACCGTCTATGGCTACGGCTACCGCTTCAAGTGCCCAAGCGATCGCTAA
- a CDS encoding two-component sensor histidine kinase: MATATASSAQAIAKPNRRRLTLRAQLILTHWLIVFFGLGGLVLWSAYRSQVEIIESAEHDLEIQNHLLVIVLHDQIEATLNGYLSSETLREELVLHRENPETRITVLDDELFVLVSTDPKAPIGKEDQHIELVAARNRREEHDIRWDSISNAERVFTAAPVLDANKEPIAYIQLSAPMQPVRERIYASWSMLGGVWLLITLIAGGIAVITARRMAQPLTDLTRAAQSMAHGELRQQAAISGPQEVAKLVEVFNTMSERLERMINRQKQFVANAAHELRSPLAAMRLRLEMMQAQRLTPDETPQFLDAVLRSLDQLHHTIDQLLMLSALDEGNHPPLAPLDLAPMLYDLADQVQPLARTANVMVEVDVPPHLPPVLANAEQMRVMVWNLLDNACKYTPAGRRIGVRAEAKNGQVCVQVWDNGPGLPPDVQAHLFERFQRGARDRHRRTGSGLGLALVHELAQVNRVRINVESRPDLGTTFTLCCDAHRADAPRPGSPPPTNAPRG; this comes from the coding sequence ATGGCTACGGCTACCGCTTCAAGTGCCCAAGCGATCGCTAAACCCAACCGGCGACGTTTGACGCTGCGCGCCCAACTCATCCTCACCCACTGGCTCATCGTGTTCTTTGGACTGGGCGGGTTGGTGCTCTGGTCGGCGTATCGCAGTCAGGTCGAAATTATCGAAAGCGCCGAGCATGACCTAGAGATACAGAACCACCTGCTGGTCATCGTGTTGCACGATCAAATCGAGGCGACGTTAAACGGCTATCTTTCGTCTGAAACGCTGCGCGAGGAGTTGGTTCTGCACCGCGAGAACCCAGAGACGCGGATCACCGTGCTGGACGATGAGCTATTCGTGCTGGTGAGCACCGATCCGAAGGCGCCGATCGGCAAAGAGGATCAGCACATCGAACTCGTAGCTGCCCGCAACCGCCGCGAGGAACATGACATTCGCTGGGACTCCATCAGCAACGCCGAACGGGTATTCACAGCAGCGCCGGTGCTGGACGCTAACAAAGAGCCGATTGCCTACATACAACTTTCGGCGCCCATGCAACCCGTGCGCGAGCGGATCTATGCGTCTTGGAGCATGTTGGGCGGCGTGTGGCTGCTCATCACGTTGATCGCCGGCGGGATCGCCGTCATCACTGCCCGGCGCATGGCGCAGCCACTGACCGACTTGACTCGAGCAGCGCAGTCCATGGCGCACGGCGAATTGCGCCAACAGGCTGCCATCAGCGGGCCGCAGGAAGTCGCCAAGCTCGTCGAGGTCTTCAACACCATGTCCGAGCGACTGGAACGGATGATCAACCGGCAAAAGCAGTTCGTCGCCAACGCCGCCCATGAATTGCGCTCGCCGCTCGCCGCAATGCGCCTGCGGCTGGAGATGATGCAAGCGCAGCGCTTAACGCCGGACGAGACGCCGCAATTTCTGGATGCGGTGTTGCGCTCGCTTGATCAACTGCACCACACGATTGATCAATTGTTGATGCTCTCTGCATTGGACGAGGGCAATCATCCGCCGCTGGCGCCGCTTGACCTTGCGCCCATGCTCTATGATTTGGCCGACCAGGTGCAACCCCTGGCGCGCACGGCCAACGTCATGGTCGAGGTAGACGTGCCCCCGCACCTTCCGCCGGTGCTGGCCAACGCCGAGCAGATGCGCGTGATGGTGTGGAACTTATTGGACAACGCCTGCAAATACACGCCGGCCGGCCGACGCATTGGCGTGCGGGCCGAGGCCAAAAACGGCCAAGTGTGCGTGCAGGTGTGGGACAACGGCCCCGGCTTGCCGCCCGACGTGCAGGCACACCTGTTCGAGCGCTTTCAACGCGGCGCGCGCGATCGCCACCGGCGCACCGGCAGCGGGTTGGGCTTGGCGCTGGTGCATGAACTGGCGCAGGTCAACCGCGTCCGAATCAACGTGGAAAGCCGGCCCGATCTCGGCACGACGTTCACCCTGTGCTGCGACGCTCACCGCGCGGATGCGCCTCGGCCGGGTTCACCTCCGCCCACCAACGCACCGCGGGGATAA
- a CDS encoding sucrose phosphorylase has translation MAPPDRTTPLSKISALCRAIYGDVLGAAAYARLQQIIAAHPPLTPKHSAELTQRDAMLITYGDQVRAPGQPPLQTLADFCARHLTGAISTIHLLPFYPYTSDDGFAVVDYRTVNPALGSWADIARLGASFRLMFDAVINHVSAQSAWFQGYLRGEAQYQDYFITVTGRPDLSRVVRPRALPLLTPFETLNGRRMVWTTFSADQIDLNYANPHVLVEMVDVLLFYAARGADFIRLDAVAYLWKEIGTPCIHLPNTHRVIQIFRAALDAVAPHVRLVTETNVPHHDNLTYFGDGFNEAQLVYNFALPPLVLHTLQTGDARMLTQWASTLSLPSKHVTFLNFLASHDGIGLNPVRDILSNREIQALVARTLDVGGLISESHTPDGARRPYEMNVNYLDALSFGARSEAETMDRFIAAHAILMAMQGVPALYFHSLFGSRGWPEGVRQLGHRRAINRQKLDRGELEHALAEPASRRTRLFTRLTHLLRARASHPAFHPCGEQRIVSCAPSVFALLRAAPDDRARALCLVNVSAEDQLVQLPWRALLGTNNVVRDLLSGARLNVHGPSLELEPYEVRWLSVP, from the coding sequence ATGGCTCCACCCGACCGGACAACCCCGCTGAGTAAGATCAGCGCCCTGTGCCGCGCCATCTACGGCGATGTGCTGGGTGCAGCAGCATATGCGCGCCTCCAACAGATCATCGCTGCGCATCCCCCGCTGACGCCAAAACATTCCGCCGAACTCACACAGCGCGACGCCATGCTGATCACCTATGGGGATCAAGTGCGCGCACCGGGCCAGCCTCCGCTTCAGACGCTGGCCGACTTTTGCGCGCGTCACCTCACCGGCGCGATCAGCACCATTCATCTCCTGCCGTTTTATCCCTACACCTCGGATGACGGATTCGCCGTGGTGGACTATCGCACGGTTAATCCCGCGCTGGGGAGCTGGGCGGACATCGCGCGCCTGGGCGCGTCGTTCCGCTTGATGTTTGACGCCGTCATCAACCACGTCTCAGCGCAGAGCGCCTGGTTTCAGGGCTACCTGCGTGGTGAGGCCCAATACCAGGACTACTTCATCACCGTCACGGGTCGCCCCGACTTGTCGCGCGTGGTGCGTCCACGCGCCTTGCCGCTATTAACCCCCTTTGAGACTCTGAACGGGCGGCGCATGGTGTGGACCACGTTCAGCGCTGACCAAATAGACCTGAACTACGCCAACCCGCACGTGTTGGTCGAAATGGTGGACGTGCTGTTGTTCTACGCCGCGCGCGGTGCAGATTTCATCCGCCTCGATGCTGTCGCCTATCTGTGGAAGGAGATCGGCACCCCTTGCATCCACCTGCCGAACACCCACCGCGTGATACAGATTTTCCGCGCTGCGCTGGATGCTGTGGCACCACACGTCCGGCTTGTCACCGAGACCAACGTGCCGCACCACGACAACCTCACCTATTTCGGTGACGGCTTCAATGAGGCGCAGCTCGTTTACAACTTCGCTTTGCCGCCGTTAGTGCTGCACACCTTACAAACCGGAGATGCCCGCATGCTGACGCAGTGGGCCAGCACGTTGTCCTTGCCGTCCAAACACGTCACCTTCCTCAACTTCCTGGCCTCCCACGACGGCATTGGGCTGAACCCGGTGCGCGACATCCTCAGCAACCGTGAGATCCAAGCCCTGGTGGCGCGCACCCTGGACGTGGGCGGGTTGATCAGCGAAAGTCACACCCCCGACGGCGCCCGCCGCCCCTACGAGATGAATGTGAATTACCTTGATGCGCTCAGCTTCGGGGCGCGCAGCGAGGCAGAGACGATGGACCGCTTTATTGCCGCCCATGCTATCCTGATGGCCATGCAAGGGGTGCCGGCCCTGTACTTCCATAGCCTGTTTGGGTCGCGCGGCTGGCCGGAAGGCGTGCGACAGCTCGGCCATCGCCGCGCCATCAACCGACAAAAGCTCGATCGTGGTGAATTGGAACACGCCCTGGCCGAGCCGGCATCACGCCGCACGCGCCTCTTCACCCGCCTGACCCATCTGTTGCGCGCACGCGCCAGCCACCCGGCCTTTCACCCCTGCGGGGAACAACGCATCGTCTCATGCGCGCCATCCGTATTCGCCCTGTTGCGCGCCGCGCCCGACGACCGGGCCCGGGCGCTATGCCTGGTCAATGTGTCGGCAGAAGATCAACTCGTCCAGCTTCCCTGGCGGGCGCTATTGGGCACTAACAACGTCGTGCGTGACCTCTTGAGCGGTGCGCGGCTAAACGTGCATGGGCCGTCCCTTGAGCTTGAACCTTATGAGGTGCGCTGGTTGTCTGTCCCTTGA
- a CDS encoding glycosyl transferase: MTSSRAHRIGFISTRFAGTDGVSLETSKWAHALEAMGHTCYYFAGQCDRPAERSHIVPEAFYRHPIIDEINHVAFQSDWASQPREEIGPLFRDHFSIYTRPPALSRRIQELKEYFKQRLYHFVRDFAPELLIVENALTIPLNVPLGLAITELIAETGFPTIAHHHDFAWERQRFMVNCVQDYIAAAFPPRLPSIRHVVINSIQAGELARRVGVTARIVPNVMDFDHPPAPADGYTSTLRADLGLRDAEYLFLQPTRVIQRKGIEHAIELTRRLGLPAKLVISHAAGDEGTEYERRVREYANLLGVSVCFEADIIAEHRGTTPDGRKIYALADLYRQADLVTYPSTFEGFGNAFLEALYYRRPVVVNNYSIYEVDIKPKGFKVIEFDGFISEATLHQVRQVLFDDALVESWAEHNYRLGQRYFSFSVLRLRLAALLADCFGYQS; encoded by the coding sequence ATGACATCTTCCCGCGCACACCGCATCGGCTTCATCTCCACACGTTTCGCCGGCACCGACGGCGTCTCGCTGGAAACGAGCAAGTGGGCCCACGCGCTGGAAGCGATGGGCCACACGTGTTACTACTTTGCCGGCCAATGCGATCGGCCTGCCGAGCGCAGCCACATTGTGCCTGAGGCGTTTTACCGCCACCCCATCATTGACGAGATCAACCACGTCGCGTTTCAAAGCGATTGGGCGAGCCAGCCCAGGGAAGAGATCGGTCCGTTGTTTCGGGACCACTTCTCCATTTATACGCGCCCGCCCGCCCTATCGCGGCGCATCCAGGAATTGAAAGAGTATTTCAAGCAACGGCTTTACCACTTTGTGCGGGACTTCGCGCCGGAGTTGCTCATCGTCGAGAACGCGCTTACCATTCCGCTGAATGTGCCGCTGGGCCTGGCGATCACCGAGCTGATCGCTGAGACCGGCTTCCCCACCATCGCCCACCACCACGACTTTGCCTGGGAACGCCAGCGCTTCATGGTGAACTGCGTGCAGGACTACATCGCGGCCGCTTTTCCGCCTCGCCTCCCCTCCATCCGCCATGTGGTGATCAACTCGATCCAAGCCGGCGAGCTGGCCCGGCGCGTAGGCGTGACCGCTCGCATCGTCCCCAACGTGATGGACTTCGACCATCCCCCGGCCCCTGCGGACGGCTACACCAGCACGCTGCGAGCCGACCTGGGCCTGCGCGACGCTGAATACCTTTTCTTACAACCCACCCGCGTCATCCAGCGCAAAGGCATCGAACATGCCATCGAGCTGACGCGACGGCTGGGTCTGCCGGCCAAGCTGGTGATCTCGCATGCCGCCGGCGACGAAGGCACGGAATACGAGCGGCGCGTGCGGGAGTATGCCAATCTGCTAGGCGTATCCGTTTGCTTCGAGGCCGACATCATCGCCGAACATCGCGGCACCACCCCCGACGGCCGCAAAATTTACGCCTTGGCCGACCTATACCGTCAGGCCGACTTGGTCACCTACCCATCCACCTTTGAGGGATTCGGAAACGCCTTCCTGGAAGCACTGTACTACCGCCGCCCCGTCGTCGTGAACAACTATTCCATCTACGAAGTGGACATCAAGCCGAAAGGGTTCAAGGTGATCGAATTCGACGGCTTCATCTCCGAAGCCACGCTTCATCAGGTGCGCCAGGTGCTGTTCGATGACGCGCTGGTCGAATCCTGGGCCGAGCACAACTACCGGCTAGGACAGCGTTACTTCTCCTTCTCCGTGCTACGCCTGCGCTTGGCGGCGTTGTTGGCCGACTGCTTCGGCTATCAGTCCTGA
- a CDS encoding glycosyl transferase — MAASRRIALLHYTAPPVVGGVESVIAHQARCLGALGHAVRIIAARGAQTDPQVCFVPFPLADSRHPQVLHVKAQLDRGQVTEAFEVLRRTIKEALAHALADLDVVIAHNVGSLHKNLALTAALHDCFASDDAPARPRLILWHHDLAWATPRYRAELHDGYPWDLLRTAWRNVRHVAISELRRRELASLTGIAAATVSVIPNGLDLARFHKLEARTRVLAERIRLTQADLILLLPVRVTPRKNIELALEVLAELRRSFRRPILIITGPLGPHNAKNADYFALLKQRRAALALEDNAYFLAEMYDHFLPDEVITDLYRLADALFLPSREEGFGLPMLEAAISRLPIFCSDLAPLRDLGGDYAYYFSPDAAPGPLADAITERLRNDATFQHASRTRRQFTWAHVCAEHIAPLIEAVCADG, encoded by the coding sequence ATGGCTGCTTCCCGACGCATCGCCCTGTTGCATTACACCGCGCCGCCCGTGGTAGGTGGCGTGGAAAGCGTGATCGCGCACCAAGCGCGCTGCCTGGGCGCCCTCGGGCACGCGGTGCGCATCATCGCTGCGCGCGGCGCACAAACCGATCCCCAAGTTTGCTTCGTCCCCTTCCCGCTGGCCGATTCGCGCCACCCTCAGGTGCTCCACGTGAAAGCACAATTGGACCGCGGCCAGGTGACCGAGGCGTTTGAGGTGCTGCGCCGCACCATCAAGGAGGCGCTGGCGCACGCCTTGGCTGATCTGGACGTGGTCATCGCTCATAACGTTGGTTCGCTTCACAAAAACCTCGCCCTCACCGCTGCGTTGCACGACTGCTTCGCATCTGATGATGCCCCGGCCCGCCCACGCCTGATCCTATGGCATCACGACCTCGCTTGGGCAACGCCGCGCTATCGCGCAGAACTACACGACGGCTATCCCTGGGACCTGCTGCGGACCGCCTGGCGCAACGTCCGACACGTGGCGATCTCAGAGTTGCGGCGCAGGGAGCTGGCCAGCTTGACGGGAATTGCCGCAGCGACGGTCAGCGTGATCCCTAACGGCCTCGACCTCGCGCGCTTCCACAAACTGGAAGCGCGCACGCGCGTCCTTGCGGAGCGCATACGACTCACCCAGGCCGATCTCATCCTCCTGCTACCGGTGCGGGTGACGCCGCGTAAGAACATCGAGTTGGCGCTAGAGGTGTTGGCCGAGCTGAGGCGCTCCTTCCGTCGTCCCATCCTCATCATCACCGGCCCACTCGGCCCGCACAACGCCAAGAACGCCGACTACTTTGCCCTGCTCAAACAACGCCGTGCTGCGCTGGCACTCGAGGACAATGCTTATTTCCTGGCCGAAATGTACGACCACTTTTTACCGGACGAGGTCATCACCGACCTCTACCGGCTGGCTGATGCGCTGTTCCTGCCCAGCCGCGAAGAGGGATTCGGGCTACCCATGTTGGAAGCAGCAATCAGTCGTTTGCCGATCTTTTGCAGCGACCTCGCTCCACTGCGCGACCTGGGGGGCGACTACGCCTACTACTTCTCGCCCGACGCTGCCCCCGGTCCACTTGCCGACGCAATCACTGAACGGCTGCGCAACGATGCCACCTTCCAACATGCCAGCCGCACACGCCGTCAGTTCACATGGGCGCATGTGTGCGCCGAGCACATTGCCCCTCTGATAGAAGCTGTCTGCGCTGACGGATGA
- the gpmB gene encoding phosphoglycerate mutase → MTTAHLWLIRHGQTDWNLQGRWQGQTPHAPPLNTTGLAQAHTLATTLAQQAAHIPFRAIYSSDLTRAHQTAAILAARLGLDVRCDPRLREVNLGAWEGMLGEDVARRYPEMLDERRRNPVHARPPCGETVLELATRMSQALTDIANAHPDENVIIVSHGLAIAAARCIAHGIPLAQIFDHLPDHATPYCVTWRCQCGHKRVAAHRRIDICTE, encoded by the coding sequence ATGACAACAGCACACCTCTGGCTCATCCGCCACGGCCAAACCGATTGGAACCTACAAGGACGCTGGCAAGGCCAAACGCCCCATGCGCCCCCACTGAACACCACCGGCCTCGCTCAGGCGCATACCTTGGCCACAACGCTCGCCCAGCAAGCCGCACACATCCCCTTTCGGGCCATTTACAGCAGCGACCTCACCCGCGCCCATCAAACGGCGGCCATCCTTGCCGCCCGGTTGGGGTTAGACGTGCGATGCGACCCCCGCCTGCGCGAAGTCAACCTCGGCGCGTGGGAAGGGATGCTCGGCGAAGACGTGGCGCGGCGCTATCCAGAGATGTTAGACGAGCGCAGGCGAAACCCGGTCCACGCCCGACCGCCATGTGGAGAAACCGTGCTTGAGCTAGCCACCCGCATGAGTCAGGCTCTGACCGACATCGCAAATGCCCACCCGGACGAAAACGTAATCATCGTCTCCCACGGTCTGGCCATTGCCGCAGCGCGATGCATCGCCCATGGCATCCCCCTAGCGCAGATCTTTGACCATCTGCCCGACCACGCCACCCCGTACTGCGTCACGTGGCGTTGCCAATGTGGGCACAAGCGCGTTGCAGCGCATCGCCGCATAGACATCTGCACAGAGTAG